The Rhodococcus sp. X156 genome window below encodes:
- a CDS encoding protein jag, with protein sequence MPSAAPTDAALSGEDDADDPLVEEGDVAGDYLERLLDILDFDGDIDLDVEGDRAMVSIEGGTNLDQLVGRKGEVLDALQELTRLAVQQVTGERSRLMLDIAGWRAERRAELSRLGATVAERVLENGQREELPPMTPFERKIVHDAVAAVRGVVSESEGAEPARRVVVLPKS encoded by the coding sequence GTGCCGTCCGCAGCACCGACCGATGCCGCGCTCTCCGGTGAGGACGATGCCGACGACCCCTTGGTGGAGGAGGGTGACGTCGCTGGTGACTACCTCGAGCGGCTGCTGGACATCCTCGACTTCGACGGCGACATCGACCTGGACGTCGAGGGTGACCGCGCGATGGTCAGCATCGAGGGTGGTACCAACCTGGACCAGCTGGTCGGCCGGAAGGGTGAGGTGCTCGACGCCCTGCAGGAGCTGACCCGCCTGGCGGTGCAGCAGGTCACCGGCGAGCGCAGCCGGCTGATGCTGGACATCGCCGGATGGCGTGCCGAGCGGCGTGCCGAGCTGAGCCGGCTGGGAGCCACCGTGGCTGAGCGGGTGCTGGAGAACGGCCAGCGCGAGGAGCTCCCCCCGATGACCCCGTTCGAGCGCAAGATCGTGCACGACGCGGTGGCTGCCGTGCGGGGCGTGGTCAGCGAGAGCGAGGGCGCCGAGCCTGCGCGCCGCGTGGTCGTCCTGCCCAAGAGCTAG